The genomic DNA CTGAGTCACTAATGTGAAGAAGAAGTCGTCATGGACGGGGGGTTGACTGTCACTTTTATATCGGTTGCGATGTTTGTAGGTTGTTTTGCATTTGGATTCATTCCACTGTTGTTCAGACTCTCTGAGGTAAGTGTCTGATTGCTAATCTTCAGCCGGCATCTTTTCCAAACAGTCATTATTTAGTCACGATGCCGCAATTGATtgaatcaaactttattttattctgcAGTGTTTATTCTTTATGTGTGCCAGGCTGCATACCTTCGGCTGCATTACAATGACTTGCACCGTAGCTCATGTTGTTTAAGGAGTTCTTATGAATGAGCAGCAATTGCTTATTATTATGGAAATCTGAGAAATCGCTCCAGCTGTTATGTCTGTCAAATACATCACTGTGGGGAGGCATCCTACTGATCAGTTGTGAACCATGTGTTGATCCCCAGAAAAGCCTGCAGTTTGTCTCCATCCTGGGAGCAGGACTCCTGTGTGGGACAGCACTGGCCATCACCATCCCAGAAGGAGTGGGCTTACTGGAAGAGTCATGGAGAGGTGAGCAGACGCCTAGTTGCCAACTGATCACACCTAATCCACGCCATCCTCACGCACTGAATGTACACCTGTGTTTGATTGTAACCCTTTGAGATGAATGAAGAAGCGCATGGGGATGAGAGCAGGCTAATTGCTGCTCTGCTTCGTCTTTTATGTGGATTTTGATCAAAAGCTCTTCCCGTCCTTCATCTTCTCTCTGCAGCATCCTCATCCTCTGATGTGCCATCCAGTCTGAATGCCagtgaaaaaaatagaaattctACTTCCACAGAGAGAGGCCCTCCACCTCGGTTCTTTATTGGGGTGGCTTTAACTTTCGGGTTCACCTTCATGTTTGTAGTGGATCAGATCGGAAGTTACTTTTCCATGCGTGGCAAGTTGgcattttcatttacattcaTGTGAAATCTACACACGTACCTTTTTATTTATCACCACAACATGTGCAAACGTCTCATTTCAGGCCAAACAACTCGTTTGCCTAAAAGTGTCGGCATCACAGCCACTTTGGGGCTGGTTATTCATGCTGCAGGTATTTATGTAGCATTTAATGTATTGACTTGTGTTTGCCCAAGGAGGCACAAGATGTCTCAGAGTTCCAGGCCACACAGCACTGGAGTTTTTCATTTCCTCATGTGACTCAGCATGTGATTCCTTCACTGTTTGAGTCTTATGTTCTCATTTTTTCTGAGTCTATAGGGAGTCCTGGAGGCTTAAgcttcaactttattgtccaaCGTGTGGAAATTGGCATGTAGCGCAGCAAAAACAGACATATAAAACCAGACTCATCCATCAGTTTGATCTAATGTTGTAGAGAAAATGAACAATTGAAGAAGTCGATATTTGTGACCATTGATAAGACTTTTGTTTGCTTAAAGCTGATGGATTCGCTGTGGGAGCAGCTGTAGCCACGGGACAAGTGACAGTGCAAGTGATAGTATTTTTAGCTGTGATCCTACACAAGGTACGATTCCCTGACAGAACATTTCAGTGAAATATACAGTAGTACCAATCACAAACAAGTTgtaataaaaatgataataagACCTGACCATCTTACTTATCTCTCAGGCACCTGCAGCTTTTGGTCTGGTCTCCTTTCTGATGCATGCAGGCCTTGAAAAGAAGTACATTCAGGGGCATTTACTGGCCTTTTCAGCTGCAGCACCTGTACTTGCCATCCCCACTTACTTCATATTACATGCTGTAAGAAAGAACACATCAGCCATCTTGTGTCTTATTATACAGTTTCAGCTAGTGGTTCGGtatgatttgatttgatgtgtttgtgtctgcagtCTGGCAGTTCATCTCAGAACCAGCTCAGTGCGACAGGTGTGGGAATGCTCTTCTCAGCCGGGACTTTCCTCTACGTGGCCACAGTGCACGTTCTTCCTGAGGTCAGCAGCAGGACGGTCCAAACTCCCTCGGACCTCCAGCCGCACACTGGAGCCGAGGCCCACCATCAGCGGCACCTGGGGCTCCTGGAGAGCCTCACTCTGATCCTCGGGGTCGGGCTCCCGATGGTGCTGGCTCTCGGGCTGCATGACGACTGAGAAAGAAACGTCTGTCTCATATACTGTAGTGTTCTATGGCACAATGATTGAATGGACAAAATGTGCCTTGAAAGAGAGTTTTACCTTGCTGTGTTAAGTCTCATTGAAGCTTGCTTTTGAGTCCAGCTATTGTTTATGCATCAAAAGAGCTCTCCAGTGTCTATAAAGAATCTGATAGCTAGTGGACTAGTTTCCATTCCAGGAATGAAGAAGAGCGCCATTTGTTGCCAAGTCTGTATTCAATACACTTTCTCAATGCCCTTTTATTGtctgacaaataaactaaaaagtTGAGGACATGTCATGTTCAGTGGtgaaatcccagtaactgagtaGATTTACAGGAACAACCAAATAATCCGATACTGTAAGAGAGCTAGGATACATTGTTTGTATAGTCAGAAGCTCAAAAACAGAACCAggttttcattttcagtttatCAATGTGCAATAAAATAGGAGAGTTTTTATCAGTACATCTGCCAAACTGCCCCCCTGCCCTCTCTCCACACATTCTGTTAAGAATTGTGCAAAAGTTAAGAAGGAGCTGATAGGATTagatttcactggaattgtacctcggacgatttcatgtgacaaataaaaatggatTGATTGAAACCCTCTTAGATGTGAGGTGGAACATCAGCCACAGTATGTAGGAAGTCCAGCACCCCTTGACATCTGTTGAATAATACGTGAGTCACAGAAACTGGTGGTATTGTACGTAACTGGGGTTATAAAGTGGGTACTTCCAATCTCAGATGTTTTATTGAATTTATGTCCATGTCACTTTAAGATTTAGGGTTATCTCTCTTTCAGTTCCTTATttagcatatactgtatgcagtCTCTGCAAGTCtacgtgaaataaaaacatgtctgCTCGTGTTATGATGGCTTATTCGACTGCAAACTAGACAACCATGCCATTGTTGAATACAGatatggggaaaaaaatgtaattaaggCATTTTACACTGTAAAGTATGAtttattcattaaaatgttataaaacatttaaatactaAGAAGTTATAAACACTCCATTTCTTATGGTCCAGAACATTAGTGACATTTGAAATCAGGTGCCGGAGCAGTGacagctgttatgtttctattcTCAACATTCACAATGTCATACTACTTGAGTCCAGGAACTATGGTTCTGCTTTAATATTGTAATTGAATTCAAAGTTGTGCTTAATCTGCCCTATTTTATACatagaaaacattacaaaaaTGTTTCTAGTGAGACATGGCAATATGGTAAGACACTGACAGCAGTCAGTGGAccagaaaaaacaacacaatggtGCTAAACATGAGTCCGGCCTCTTATGCCCTCACAGCTCATCCAGAGCGCTGCAGCTCGATTCAACTTCAACCCCCCTAAATCCTCTCATAACTCCTCTCTTATCTGTACTCCACTGGCTGCTAATGGCTGCTCATATCAAATTCAAAACACTGATGTCAGCCTTCAAGCTCCCCAAATGGCTACAGCTCACGATTTAAGCCTTCACCGGCACTGCTCAACTCCCCCCATCCCCTACATCCAACCGTTGTAGGGGTGTAACACTACGTTGTGTCATGTTGGATCACTAATTATTAGAATGGAGAATTCTAGCCGTTGTAGTAATGTGCGATAGCTGGCACTCTAGGCTCAATGCTTTTTTGTcaggtgtttttttattttctcaaagtAGAGCTGCGCAGGTAATTCATGCCATCTTTGGTTGACTGCAGTACTGAAGAGAAAATTAATATGATCTCAAAATAAATTTTCAACAAAAGgggttgtttaaaaaaacaaaaaaaaaacagcatcaaCTCTCAGCAGACAGCTGCACCTCAATGTCCACTCTGCAGATGGGGCACTTCTTATTGGTGCTTGATTTGATGCATGTGTTGAAACAAAAAATGATCACGTGTGGTATAAGCAATGCAAAACAGTTCTGTGCTGTGGCTCAGagcaaatatattttttgtttgttatatgGAAGCTTGTTACACCGTAAAAAGCATTGCGTCCAAACCTAGCGGTCAGTAGCTCCCAAAGGGTCCAAAGCTAAATCACAGGGGTTGCATGATGATTCACAggatacaaaagaaaaaacattattaattaCAAAATGAAGTTTATTCTAACAGACCGTTCtcttattttgacttttttatagAATGTTATATCTGATTGTGTCTGGTTGAATTGTTCACAACTCATAGACATGAGGATGAGGGGTCATGGGGTCAAAAtccaaaaaaggttgggaatgGGAACCACTGCTTAAAGCACTGCTAAATGTCCTCGCAAActtaaaacattgaaaatataTGGCCCAATCTCAGGGACTCTTACACTACGGCATCATATCAAATGAATATGTGACTGGGAGTCATTCCACCGCTGCACTCCTGATTACAACAACACATTCACATACTGGCGTGGCACGTCGTCGCTACATTTCTAGATTGCagataggatttttttttttcctttctttttttctgcagctcCTAGTCTAAGCACCTCTGGGCGAGTGCGTCAATGAATGCCTAAACTGTAGTCAAGCCTATGAGAGGAGTTGCTGATGTGGAGAGTCTTTCTGGAGTCAGGATGGGAGTTTTCTAGGGCTCGGTACCGAAGCTGAttctttttaggcaccgaccaaattgcctccttagtatcgaaaaatgcctcgtcattcaataccaaatttcagtgtcagtgagccaataagcatgcagcttgcttctaccaagatctaataatgcttgtgattggctgtctaatgttacaTGTTGTAGAggtatgcaggaaaaactctacattacgcacagagacagggctcacgtagtagaggctgaaaaataaataaaaaagattagtgccgtaatgttgtcatttctttttgttaagaTGGATTTGATAAAATTGGTGTCCAAAAAGGTCttgttcaggaaccggtatcaaagttgtttgaacaatacccagccctagagtTCACAATTTCTTTCATAGTTTGATGCGGCTCATGGAGGCAGTCAGCTGAGCCTCCAGAGCCATCTGATCAAAGGTCCGACTGTGTGTCTgctgtctcactctctccctcatGTGAAAGGAGGCCCGGGCCAGCCTGTGCGCCTCCTCCTGTATCTGCTCCCGCTGTCTCCACAGCCTCTCCCTCCTCCAATCCTTCATGAAGATGCAGCTCTCTCTGACCCTCCTCAtcgcctcctcctctctctgtatcCTCTCTCTCAGCCTCTGGTGGCACAGCTGCCTGTGTTCGTTGTGTCGATGTGTCTGCTGAGCTCTGTTCCTCTGCTGGGCCGAGGCATGCAGGGCGGCTCTCTCCATGCGCCGCTGGCTCAGCTGGACcaggatttttttgtgtgtgagctGCTGGAAGCTCTGCAGCTTGGCCCTCTGCTGCACTCTCTGAATCTGCTCGTCTTCGCGGGCTGCCCGCTCTTTCTGCTCCCTCAGCCGGGCCTCTACAGCCTGCGCACGTTTCTCGCACGAGTGTTGCAGCTTCTTCTCCAGCTTGCTCCTCATCTGttccccctcttcctccaccTGTTGCTCTACCTGGTGTTTCAGCAGGATGTGTCGTAGAAGCTCTCTACTATTTTCCTCCTGCagcctcttcctctccttcttctcctgcCACCCTTTGCTCCTCCTGGCCTTCTGCTCCTTCTCCGCTGCtacctgtctctccctctctcgctctctttcctccatctcctccttctccctcaGCAGCTTCTCCTGGTAGCGTTTGCGACCCCATGCGTCTTTCTGTGCAGCCTCTATCCTTTGTCTGCGTTGTCCCTCCACCTCCTCTTTCATCCTCCTCCAGCGGTCTTCTTGCAGCAGCACCTCCAGCTCATGTTGTCCCGCTTTCTCTGTCTCCCGACGCTCCCTCAGCCTCCGGCGGTCCTCCAGCTCCTCGTGCCAGCGTTGCATACTCTGCATCAGCTTCTTCCTCCTCGTTTTCTCTGCCTGAGCCCGCTGGGCCTCCTCCTGCCTGCGGGCCTCCTGCCGCTCCTGTTCCTCCTGCTGACAGAGCTTCAGGGAAGCCTGCTCCTCCTGGTGCTTCACCAACATGAGAGCTGCTATCTTGCGGTCTCTCTCTGGTACTGTAACACACATCTCCTTTTTAATGTCCTCGGTGAGCCTTTCCAGTTTCATCTCAGTAGCTGGGGTGTGTCTGAGGTCTCCCAGACTGAAGCTGCAGACTGTGCTCTGCTCTGGGTCTCTGTGAGAACAGGAGGACCTGCTTGCAGATTTCCCTTTAAAGCACAGATCTGCATACGGGATGGACTCcgttgtctgtctgtccctggaGTGATCCTTCAGTTTGGTGTCAGGCCCTGACACTTTATTACTGCCTGGCCACCTGTCCCCAGCCGCCCGGATaatcctctccctctcttctcggCACATTTGTAAAAGCCTTATTCTCTCCTTTTCGTAGGATTCATGCATAGCTCTCATCGCCTCAAAGGGCACGTCGTGCTGCTCAGCAATCAACTCGTTTAGCGATTTAATCAGAAGTGCAACGGGTTTGACACCGAGTCGCGTACAGGACTCCAGTGAGCGGGGACTCGTTAAAACATACCGACTCCACTTTGCTTCGGCCGAGTTCAAGTTGGTCAGGTCCAAACGAGGCGCAGGAGACGTGGATCTCAGCTCCCCCATAATACAACGACAGTTAAATTAGCCTACCTGGATGAATGCTAACTTCAGGTGCTCAAAATTGCTGTTTCTGTTTCCGTGCTCATCCCCGTAGGCTATTCGTTCAGCTTCCCAGCTCGGAGAGGTCATGGAGGGATTAGCTGCTCAGCTGtaactgacagacagagaggcttGAAATGTTTCCCCTCGCCATTTAAACACAGCGTTATAAGAACACGTAAAGTATTAGATTcgatcttttttttcttgcagccAAATGACTTAATTAGATAACATTTAAGTAGCCTATGTTAGTCGAATACACCTTGCCACTAGAAACACTTGGCGTATTtgagtaaaataataaataatataggGCTGGGTATGAATCCATGGGTATGACAATAGCCTACAAATGAATAGGCATAGCTAATGATAAACAGGAAAAAGTTAAGCAACTTTTATAGGCTAATGTTTTTATAGCCTATCTCAATTAACTTCCATGGGGTTAgttcttttttaattaaactgtTATCAATTCAATAGGCTAACATGTGAAACGTTGTACTTTTAAGTACGCATTTTaacttgttttaataaataaatatcaaaatctcgaaaaacaaaaacagttacCTAAAATTTGCCGTTTAAATAAAGTCGTGTTGGTCAACAGACTAACAAAGATCCTCTATATAGGTTCAACCCAGGACCCAGGACCCAGGACCAGACCAGAGCCGGtctattagaaattctttgaccAGACCATGGATGAGAACATagactgtagcctatataagaATGGATGAGAACCAGACGCTTCTGGTTACCCCGacaacaaaacaatgaatttaaaataaagagCGGCTCTCTCACTCCAGACACTTAATTACTTATTACTTAATTAGCGCGCCATCTGCCGGTGAGTAACCCAGGGATGAATCTCGCTGCTGACGTGTTTTGACTGTCTGTTTGACTGCCGCCCTAAAGCCTAACGGCTGGTGCTGTTGAAGTTAGTTCCGTATTCGTCAGACGTTTATAAACCTGAAATTGAGAGAACATttttctcttaatacatccatgttgaAACCTCGACAAGCTTGCATGATTGAAATGATGTTAGCCCACAGTAGTGCTGCAAATTTGATTGTAAGGATATAGACAGTTCTGTATGGCAGCCTACCAATCAAGATCAATTAATTAGCTCTGGTAGGCTATGTCTGCcccacatttgtttttgtttttattttgaagcacTGACGAGGACCTATTACGTGTATTTTAAGATGTTTATACAGCCTGCAGACAGTGACCtctttgttattattttgcGCATGGGGGTTGACACAGCTGTGACACCTTTCATGCTTTAGGTCACCACATTTgcaagacagctagctagctggacGGCCTCAGAGATTCCTGCCTTATTAGTTGGATTAGATTAGAGATGTTCtaataccgataccagtatcggtatttgctccgatactgcctaaaacgctggtatcggtatcgggaagt from Sander lucioperca isolate FBNREF2018 chromosome 15, SLUC_FBN_1.2, whole genome shotgun sequence includes the following:
- the LOC116051616 gene encoding coiled-coil domain-containing protein 177 — translated: MGELRSTSPAPRLDLTNLNSAEAKWSRYVLTSPRSLESCTRLGVKPVALLIKSLNELIAEQHDVPFEAMRAMHESYEKERIRLLQMCREERERIIRAAGDRWPGSNKVSGPDTKLKDHSRDRQTTESIPYADLCFKGKSASRSSCSHRDPEQSTVCSFSLGDLRHTPATEMKLERLTEDIKKEMCVTVPERDRKIAALMLVKHQEEQASLKLCQQEEQERQEARRQEEAQRAQAEKTRRKKLMQSMQRWHEELEDRRRLRERRETEKAGQHELEVLLQEDRWRRMKEEVEGQRRQRIEAAQKDAWGRKRYQEKLLREKEEMEERERERERQVAAEKEQKARRSKGWQEKKERKRLQEENSRELLRHILLKHQVEQQVEEEGEQMRSKLEKKLQHSCEKRAQAVEARLREQKERAAREDEQIQRVQQRAKLQSFQQLTHKKILVQLSQRRMERAALHASAQQRNRAQQTHRHNEHRQLCHQRLRERIQREEEAMRRVRESCIFMKDWRRERLWRQREQIQEEAHRLARASFHMRERVRQQTHSRTFDQMALEAQLTASMSRIKL
- the LOC116051641 gene encoding zinc transporter ZIP9 isoform X1, which encodes MDGGLTVTFISVAMFVGCFAFGFIPLLFRLSEKSLQFVSILGAGLLCGTALAITIPEGVGLLEESWRAAASSSSDVPSSLNASEKNRNSTSTERGPPPRFFIGVALTFGFTFMFVVDQIGSYFSMRGQTTRLPKSVGITATLGLVIHAAADGFAVGAAVATGQVTVQVIVFLAVILHKAPAAFGLVSFLMHAGLEKKYIQGHLLAFSAAAPVLAIPTYFILHASGSSSQNQLSATGVGMLFSAGTFLYVATVHVLPEVSSRTVQTPSDLQPHTGAEAHHQRHLGLLESLTLILGVGLPMVLALGLHDD
- the LOC116051641 gene encoding zinc transporter ZIP9 isoform X2, which codes for MDGGLTVTFISVAMFVGCFAFGFIPLLFRLSEKSLQFVSILGAGLLCGTALAITIPEGVGLLEESWRASSSSDVPSSLNASEKNRNSTSTERGPPPRFFIGVALTFGFTFMFVVDQIGSYFSMRGQTTRLPKSVGITATLGLVIHAAADGFAVGAAVATGQVTVQVIVFLAVILHKAPAAFGLVSFLMHAGLEKKYIQGHLLAFSAAAPVLAIPTYFILHASGSSSQNQLSATGVGMLFSAGTFLYVATVHVLPEVSSRTVQTPSDLQPHTGAEAHHQRHLGLLESLTLILGVGLPMVLALGLHDD